One Leisingera sp. M658 genomic window carries:
- a CDS encoding bifunctional 2-C-methyl-D-erythritol 4-phosphate cytidylyltransferase/2-C-methyl-D-erythritol 2,4-cyclodiphosphate synthase codes for MTTAALIVAAGRGTRAGGGTPKQWRPLKTRRVIDWTLEAFEKAGVDLTVLVLSPDDTAAWGEFSGHPSLILAEGGAERATSVLNGLKALETHGVEKVLIHDAARPCVSSDLIQSILDALDEIPAAAPALAVTDALWTGAENTVTGTQDRNGLYAAQTPQGFRFQNILAAHLSHPGGAADDVEVARAAGLDVAIIPGEPDNIKITRPADFTRAERILGADMDIRLGNGYDVHRFGPGDSVILCGVEIPHEKTLQGHSDADVGMHAVTDAIYGALARGDIGQHFPPSDPQWKGAASEIFLRHAADLAREMGFTLSNVDCTLVCEYPKVGPHAARMREVMAQILGIEADRVSIKATTSERLGFTGRGEGIAAIATAALVKA; via the coding sequence ATGACCACCGCAGCCCTGATCGTCGCCGCCGGCCGCGGCACCCGTGCAGGCGGCGGCACGCCGAAACAATGGCGTCCGCTGAAAACCCGCCGGGTGATTGACTGGACCCTCGAAGCCTTTGAAAAAGCAGGCGTGGATCTCACGGTGCTTGTGCTGTCGCCCGATGACACCGCCGCTTGGGGCGAATTCTCCGGGCACCCCAGCTTGATCCTGGCCGAGGGTGGTGCCGAACGCGCAACCTCTGTCCTGAACGGGTTGAAGGCCCTGGAGACGCATGGCGTGGAGAAAGTGCTGATCCACGACGCCGCCCGGCCCTGTGTCAGCAGTGATCTGATCCAAAGCATTCTCGATGCCTTGGACGAGATCCCTGCAGCAGCCCCGGCTCTTGCTGTGACCGACGCGCTGTGGACTGGCGCCGAGAACACCGTCACGGGCACTCAGGACCGCAACGGCCTCTACGCCGCTCAAACCCCCCAGGGCTTCCGGTTTCAGAACATACTGGCCGCACATCTGTCCCATCCCGGCGGCGCGGCGGATGACGTTGAGGTTGCGCGCGCCGCAGGTCTTGACGTTGCAATCATTCCGGGCGAGCCGGACAATATCAAAATCACCCGCCCCGCGGATTTCACCAGGGCGGAACGCATTCTGGGAGCTGACATGGATATCAGGCTTGGCAATGGCTACGACGTGCACCGGTTCGGCCCCGGTGACAGCGTGATCCTCTGCGGTGTGGAAATCCCGCATGAGAAAACCCTGCAAGGCCACTCCGACGCCGATGTCGGGATGCACGCCGTCACCGATGCGATCTATGGCGCACTGGCGCGCGGCGACATCGGCCAGCATTTCCCGCCCTCCGATCCGCAGTGGAAGGGTGCTGCCAGCGAGATCTTCCTGCGCCATGCCGCCGATCTGGCGCGCGAGATGGGTTTCACCCTGTCGAACGTCGATTGCACCCTGGTCTGCGAATACCCCAAAGTCGGCCCCCACGCGGCCCGCATGCGTGAAGTCATGGCCCAAATCCTGGGTATCGAGGCTGACAGGGTTTCGATCAAAGCCACAACGTCCGAACGTCTCGGCTTTACCGGGCGCGGTGAGGGCATCGCCGCCATCGCCACCGCTGCGCTGGTGAAGGCATGA
- a CDS encoding sigma-54 dependent transcriptional regulator, with the protein MDGTVLVADDDRTIRTVLTQALTRAGCKVHATSSLTTLMRWVAEGKGDAVISDVMMPDGNGLEMLPKIQADRPGLPVIVISAQNTIMTAIKAEEAEAYDYLPKPFDLPELMKRTAKALATKRVAPATAKTEAPDHPEELPLIGRSEVMQALYRLIARVMNTELPLLITGESGTGKSLIAQAIHDFSDRRTLPFIHADAAALIDLEGPARLLAQAKGGSLVVDELADLPEEAQARLVRMMDTPGDHAPRFIASSQKDLAAAMEAGELRQDLYYRICGTALQVPALRERVEDIPLLAEHFLIRAENEGAPHRELSEGAREALRHFGWPGNVRQLENTVRRLALTARNEEISESDAAAVLGPQSGPEPAVAGLANEKLSESVARHLQRYFDLHGDLLPPPGLYMRLLREVETPLIEIALTATGGNQAKCAELLGINRNTLRKKITDLDIEVTRRRKLM; encoded by the coding sequence ATGGACGGCACCGTTCTGGTCGCAGATGACGACCGCACCATCCGCACCGTACTGACCCAGGCGCTGACGCGCGCGGGCTGCAAAGTGCATGCGACCTCTTCGCTGACCACGCTGATGCGCTGGGTGGCCGAAGGGAAAGGCGATGCCGTAATTTCAGACGTGATGATGCCGGACGGGAACGGGCTGGAGATGCTGCCCAAAATCCAGGCCGACCGGCCCGGGCTGCCGGTGATCGTGATCTCGGCGCAGAACACCATCATGACTGCAATCAAGGCGGAGGAAGCAGAAGCCTACGACTATCTGCCGAAACCTTTTGACCTGCCCGAGCTGATGAAGCGCACGGCCAAAGCATTGGCGACCAAGCGGGTGGCGCCTGCCACCGCAAAGACCGAAGCGCCAGATCATCCGGAAGAGCTGCCGCTGATTGGCCGCAGCGAGGTGATGCAGGCACTGTACCGGCTGATCGCCAGAGTGATGAACACGGAACTGCCGTTGTTGATCACTGGCGAAAGCGGCACGGGTAAATCCCTGATTGCGCAGGCTATTCATGACTTTTCAGACCGGCGGACTTTGCCCTTTATCCACGCTGATGCCGCGGCATTGATCGACCTGGAAGGCCCGGCGCGGCTGCTGGCCCAGGCCAAGGGCGGCTCGCTGGTGGTTGATGAATTGGCGGACCTGCCGGAAGAAGCGCAGGCCCGGCTGGTGCGGATGATGGACACACCGGGCGACCATGCCCCGCGCTTCATCGCGTCCAGTCAGAAAGACCTGGCCGCGGCGATGGAGGCCGGGGAGCTGCGCCAGGATCTCTACTACCGGATCTGCGGCACCGCGCTGCAAGTGCCGGCGCTGCGGGAACGGGTGGAGGATATTCCGCTGCTGGCCGAGCATTTCCTGATCCGGGCTGAGAACGAAGGCGCGCCGCACCGCGAGCTGAGCGAGGGCGCCCGCGAAGCGCTGCGCCATTTCGGTTGGCCCGGCAACGTCCGCCAGCTGGAAAACACCGTCCGTCGGCTGGCACTGACGGCCCGCAATGAGGAAATCAGCGAGTCCGATGCGGCCGCTGTGCTGGGGCCGCAGAGCGGGCCGGAGCCTGCGGTGGCAGGTCTGGCCAATGAAAAGCTATCTGAGTCCGTGGCCCGCCATCTGCAGCGCTATTTCGATTTGCATGGCGACTTGCTGCCGCCGCCGGGTCTCTATATGCGGCTGCTGCGTGAAGTAGAGACGCCGCTGATCGAAATCGCGCTGACGGCAACCGGCGGAAACCAGGCGAAATGCGCCGAATTGCTGGGGATCAACCGGAATACTTTGCGAAAGAAGATCACCGATCTGGATATTGAGGTGACACGCCGCCGCAAACTGATGTAA
- the dusB gene encoding tRNA dihydrouridine synthase DusB, whose product MSFTLGTTSMSPPIALAPMAGITDRPFRDLVRSFGAGLMVSEMVASQEMVQAKPGVRERAELSADVENTAVQLAGRDEYWISEAAKHVAGQGARIIDINMGCPAKKVTNGYSGSALLKTPDHALKLIEAVVEAVDVPVTLKTRLGWDDNCLNAPDVGRRACEAGVQMITIHGRTRCQFYKGSADWRAIRTVKDAVSVPLLANGDILDTATARRALELSGADGVMIGRGAEGKPWLLAQVAHELWGAPAPDVPEGDALIHMVSEHYKAMLEFYGLDLGVRVARKHLGWYMDEAGSGPAMRRAVLTGKNPQDVLALLPEALSVQQPEAAA is encoded by the coding sequence TTGTCCTTCACGCTTGGAACCACCTCCATGTCTCCGCCGATTGCATTGGCGCCGATGGCTGGAATCACCGACCGTCCGTTCCGGGATCTGGTCCGCTCTTTCGGAGCGGGGCTGATGGTGAGTGAGATGGTGGCAAGCCAGGAGATGGTACAGGCCAAGCCCGGCGTGCGCGAACGGGCGGAGCTGAGCGCAGATGTGGAAAATACTGCAGTGCAGCTGGCCGGACGGGATGAATACTGGATTTCCGAGGCCGCGAAACACGTAGCCGGGCAGGGCGCGCGGATCATCGACATCAACATGGGCTGCCCGGCCAAGAAGGTGACCAATGGCTATTCAGGCTCAGCCCTGCTGAAAACGCCGGATCACGCGCTGAAACTGATCGAGGCGGTGGTGGAGGCTGTCGATGTGCCGGTCACACTGAAGACCCGGCTGGGCTGGGACGACAACTGCCTGAACGCGCCGGATGTGGGGCGGCGGGCCTGCGAAGCCGGCGTGCAGATGATTACGATTCATGGCCGCACCCGCTGCCAGTTCTACAAGGGGTCGGCGGATTGGAGGGCGATCCGGACGGTGAAGGACGCAGTCAGCGTGCCGCTGCTGGCCAATGGCGACATTTTGGACACTGCAACCGCACGCCGGGCGCTGGAATTGTCCGGTGCTGACGGCGTGATGATCGGGCGCGGCGCCGAAGGCAAGCCCTGGCTGCTTGCTCAGGTGGCCCATGAGCTATGGGGTGCGCCGGCACCGGATGTGCCGGAAGGTGATGCGTTGATCCATATGGTTTCAGAGCATTACAAGGCGATGCTGGAGTTTTACGGGCTGGATCTGGGGGTGCGTGTCGCCCGCAAGCATCTGGGCTGGTACATGGATGAGGCTGGATCCGGACCAGCCATGCGCCGCGCTGTGCTGACCGGGAAAAACCCGCAGGACGTATTGGCCTTGCTGCCTGAGGCGCTGAGCGTGCAACAGCCGGAGGCCGCCGCATGA
- a CDS encoding PAS domain-containing sensor histidine kinase, with product MAHKSHLRAAYGPFAALDRWRRTRRARNIGTIGLVVLGPVLALATFLIIGPLGQGASSGSLRLILLADLVYILAIAALVMAQIVRLFAARRSKSAGSRLHLRLIGAFGFLALIPTVIVAVFAVLTVNVGLEGWFSQRVRQVIGSSLAAADAYQTQQKNDLTEDARALARYLDNSRSRSFFINDAELRLVLSQGQLQIQRGLREAYIVDSAGLIRARGERSYEFDFEKPNNRQIGAARADGFLLIEDWSNSEFRALVRLEAFVDRFLYISRDVDGELLNLLDDTQETAHLYQQLESERGRVLFEFALLYIGFAVILILAAMWLGMWFAERLSRPVGRLTVAAQRVGSGNLDVQVPIDDGGDEISQLGQYFNQMTRELKVQHGRLLDNTRQIERRRRLFDSVLSSVTSGVAGLDADGRVTFVNRSAERLLDWQEDQQSLALSVAVPEFGPLFVELIETSAEVVQEEIKVTRQGRLENLLVRMSPRRSEQGRLEGYVVAFDDVTDLVSAQRMAAWGDVARRIAHEIKNPLTPIQLSAERIKRKFAPKLGEENSDQLQSMTDVIVRQTNDLRRIVDEFSKFARMPEPERREEDLVKLLRDAVILQQQGQPGVRIKAELSETAMPSDLDATMIGQALTNLIKNAGEAIESLQIKENPQGLVPEIRVAAVKAGNFYEVRIADNGIGLPEDRARLFEPYVTTRDAGTGLGLPIVKKIIEEHGGTLTLEDAPVFEGHAHYGAMAVIRLPAANRAAAPNKSTVKAGLT from the coding sequence GTGGCGCATAAGTCACATCTGAGGGCAGCATACGGGCCTTTTGCGGCCTTGGACCGGTGGCGGAGAACCCGCCGGGCCCGCAATATCGGCACCATCGGGCTGGTGGTGCTGGGGCCGGTTCTGGCACTGGCGACATTCCTTATAATCGGTCCGTTGGGGCAGGGCGCGTCGTCCGGATCGCTGCGGCTGATTCTGCTGGCCGACCTGGTGTATATCCTTGCCATCGCGGCGCTGGTTATGGCGCAGATCGTGCGGCTGTTTGCGGCGCGGCGCTCTAAATCAGCTGGATCCCGCCTGCATCTGCGATTGATTGGCGCTTTTGGATTTCTGGCGCTGATCCCCACAGTCATCGTGGCTGTATTTGCTGTGCTGACGGTGAATGTCGGGCTGGAGGGCTGGTTTTCCCAGCGGGTGCGGCAGGTGATCGGCAGCTCGCTGGCTGCGGCGGACGCGTATCAGACACAGCAGAAAAATGACCTGACCGAAGATGCCCGGGCACTGGCGCGTTACCTGGACAACAGCCGTTCCCGTAGTTTTTTCATCAATGACGCAGAGCTTCGTCTGGTGCTGTCGCAAGGCCAGCTGCAAATCCAGCGCGGGCTGCGCGAGGCTTATATTGTCGACAGTGCCGGCCTGATCCGGGCGCGCGGCGAGCGGTCTTACGAATTCGATTTTGAGAAGCCGAACAACCGCCAGATCGGTGCCGCCCGTGCGGACGGTTTCCTGCTGATCGAGGACTGGAGCAACAGTGAATTCCGCGCGCTGGTGCGGCTGGAGGCGTTTGTCGACCGGTTCCTGTACATCAGCCGCGATGTGGACGGCGAGCTTCTGAACCTTCTGGATGACACCCAGGAAACAGCCCATCTGTATCAGCAGCTGGAAAGCGAGCGCGGCAGGGTGCTGTTTGAATTTGCGCTGCTTTATATCGGTTTTGCAGTGATTCTGATCCTGGCGGCGATGTGGTTGGGGATGTGGTTTGCCGAGCGGTTGTCGCGTCCGGTCGGACGGCTGACGGTAGCGGCGCAACGGGTTGGCTCTGGCAATTTGGACGTGCAGGTGCCGATTGACGACGGCGGCGATGAAATTTCCCAATTGGGTCAGTATTTCAATCAGATGACGCGCGAACTTAAGGTGCAGCACGGGCGGCTTCTGGACAATACCCGCCAGATTGAACGCCGCCGCCGCCTGTTTGATTCGGTGCTGTCATCGGTAACGTCCGGGGTTGCCGGGCTGGATGCCGACGGGCGTGTCACATTTGTGAACCGCTCGGCTGAGCGGCTGTTGGACTGGCAGGAGGATCAGCAATCCCTGGCCTTATCCGTTGCAGTGCCGGAGTTCGGGCCGCTGTTTGTGGAATTGATCGAAACCAGTGCCGAGGTGGTGCAGGAGGAAATCAAAGTCACGCGTCAGGGCCGGCTGGAAAACCTGCTGGTGCGGATGTCGCCGCGCCGGTCGGAACAGGGCCGGCTGGAAGGCTATGTGGTGGCGTTTGATGATGTGACCGACCTTGTCAGCGCCCAGCGGATGGCGGCCTGGGGCGATGTGGCGCGCCGGATTGCCCATGAGATCAAGAACCCGCTGACCCCGATCCAGCTGAGCGCGGAACGGATCAAACGCAAATTCGCGCCCAAACTGGGCGAAGAGAACAGCGATCAGCTGCAATCCATGACCGATGTGATTGTGCGCCAGACCAATGATCTGCGCAGGATCGTCGATGAATTCTCGAAATTCGCCCGCATGCCGGAACCGGAGCGGCGCGAAGAGGATCTGGTCAAACTGCTGCGGGATGCGGTTATCCTGCAGCAGCAGGGCCAGCCCGGTGTCCGGATCAAGGCGGAGCTGTCTGAGACAGCCATGCCCTCGGATCTGGATGCTACAATGATTGGCCAGGCCTTGACCAATCTGATCAAAAACGCAGGCGAAGCCATTGAAAGCCTGCAGATAAAGGAAAACCCGCAGGGGCTGGTGCCAGAGATCCGGGTGGCGGCGGTCAAGGCAGGCAATTTCTATGAAGTCCGTATTGCCGACAACGGCATCGGCTTGCCCGAAGACCGGGCACGGCTGTTTGAGCCTTATGTGACCACGCGGGATGCGGGCACCGGGCTGGGGCTGCCGATCGTTAAGAAAATCATCGAAGAGCACGGGGGCACGCTGACGCTGGAAGATGCCCCGGTATTCGAGGGACACGCGCATTACGGCGCGATGGCGGTAATCCGTCTGCCCGCCGCAAACCGGGCAGCGGCGCCAAACAAGAGCACAGTGAAAGCAGGTCTGACATGA
- a CDS encoding caspase family protein — protein sequence MCAALLSGQAALAAYETQESGTASEIAIVIGIQDYDHVSDLTNTRNDAAAVAEMLKSFGYSVYEGYDLDKRGFEALLRQAALNIREGSQVFFYYAGHGIQLGRRNYLLTSDAELSGINDLPFQSVTLDQVSAILGGKASSQILMLDSCRDNPVPQAKLNAEVGAQLYEARSGFDVFRPPLNTLVAFSTSPGATALDGDPGGNSPYTASVIQHFPARPDDDAMTVLAAIRGDVYASTGNQQVPWESSTLMQKIYLRPPERSMNVAGTEPAAMLSSLDQLPAELSVKIPLGRSLELASEIQPYIGTGTTVSIVETSSAGVTSLQTGTGSGLSLNYAPQLTELAARKDGGQVRKDRMVLRLAQGEAVRDVTLNLEMIARQCDLEAGDLLDLQGVGLYRYPNEINLEAAETACRQAAETAPEIGRFHYQLGRAVLAQGSLTGAFSNFQKAADLGHVRAYHALAKLYTSPNIDRQAIAIPLDPEKAASLWEKGIAAGDPFAMHSHGKRLLHSTQNPQDRERGFDLLSRAVELGHTYSMNELGVFFLWSGAELAQPERGFSYLQASAGRGDIYGTANLGYVYRDGGAGQVVDKEKARALFAEAAQLGHPHAPAEIGRMIMGGDLPGSDAAEALEWYDMGLSRGDAWGGANGAWVALNRLPDRIPAHAAAARAGKAMALNDPDARAAARELLTGMAETDVAAGTQYILRQLGAGIAIDGQFGPSSRKQLGNWARQAGLPATVPGDAISQLRLAAQVHFALNPIRQDLF from the coding sequence GTGTGTGCTGCACTTCTTTCGGGCCAGGCTGCTTTGGCCGCCTACGAAACCCAGGAGAGCGGGACCGCAAGCGAGATCGCCATCGTCATTGGGATCCAGGACTATGACCATGTCTCTGACCTGACCAATACGCGGAACGATGCCGCCGCAGTTGCGGAGATGCTGAAGTCTTTCGGCTATTCGGTGTACGAAGGATATGACCTCGACAAACGCGGGTTCGAAGCCTTGCTGCGCCAGGCGGCTCTGAACATCCGTGAAGGCAGCCAGGTCTTCTTCTATTATGCAGGCCATGGCATTCAGCTGGGGCGGCGCAACTACCTGCTGACCAGCGACGCAGAGCTGAGCGGCATTAATGACCTGCCATTCCAATCTGTTACACTGGACCAGGTCTCTGCCATTCTGGGCGGCAAGGCCAGCAGCCAGATCCTGATGCTGGACTCCTGCCGGGACAACCCGGTTCCCCAGGCCAAACTCAACGCAGAAGTCGGGGCGCAGCTTTATGAGGCCCGTTCAGGGTTTGACGTCTTCAGGCCGCCACTCAATACCCTGGTGGCATTTTCGACCTCGCCAGGGGCAACTGCCCTGGACGGTGATCCAGGCGGCAACAGTCCGTACACAGCCTCTGTCATTCAGCATTTTCCCGCCCGCCCCGATGATGACGCGATGACGGTTCTCGCGGCGATCCGGGGCGACGTCTATGCCTCTACCGGCAATCAGCAGGTGCCTTGGGAAAGTTCAACTCTGATGCAGAAAATTTATCTGCGGCCGCCGGAACGGTCCATGAATGTAGCCGGAACGGAACCCGCCGCCATGCTGTCCAGCCTTGACCAGCTGCCAGCTGAGCTGTCGGTGAAAATCCCGCTGGGCCGGTCCCTGGAACTGGCGTCGGAAATCCAACCTTATATCGGCACGGGGACCACGGTGTCGATTGTTGAAACATCTTCGGCCGGTGTGACCTCGCTGCAGACCGGGACGGGATCCGGCCTTAGCCTCAATTACGCACCGCAACTGACCGAGCTCGCCGCCCGCAAGGATGGCGGTCAGGTGCGCAAAGACCGGATGGTGCTGCGCCTGGCCCAAGGCGAAGCGGTGCGCGACGTCACCCTGAACCTGGAAATGATTGCGCGGCAATGCGACCTGGAGGCCGGGGATCTTCTCGATCTTCAAGGCGTAGGTCTGTACCGTTATCCGAATGAGATCAACCTGGAAGCCGCGGAAACCGCCTGCCGGCAAGCCGCTGAGACGGCGCCGGAAATCGGCCGTTTCCATTACCAGCTGGGCCGTGCCGTTCTGGCTCAGGGCAGCCTGACCGGCGCGTTCTCCAATTTTCAGAAAGCTGCTGATCTGGGGCATGTCCGCGCCTACCACGCTCTGGCAAAGCTCTACACCAGCCCGAACATTGACCGCCAGGCAATCGCCATCCCCCTGGACCCGGAAAAGGCTGCCAGCCTTTGGGAAAAGGGCATCGCTGCGGGCGATCCTTTCGCCATGCATTCCCACGGCAAGCGGCTGTTGCACAGCACCCAGAACCCGCAAGACCGGGAGCGCGGCTTTGACCTGCTGAGCCGGGCAGTGGAGCTGGGGCATACCTATTCGATGAACGAACTGGGGGTCTTCTTTCTCTGGAGCGGCGCTGAACTGGCGCAGCCGGAGCGCGGTTTTTCCTACCTGCAGGCCTCTGCCGGGCGCGGCGATATCTATGGCACCGCCAACCTTGGCTATGTCTACCGCGATGGCGGCGCGGGTCAGGTGGTGGACAAAGAAAAAGCACGCGCGCTGTTTGCCGAGGCCGCACAGCTGGGCCATCCCCATGCCCCGGCTGAAATCGGCCGGATGATCATGGGCGGCGACCTGCCAGGCAGCGACGCAGCCGAAGCGCTGGAATGGTATGACATGGGGCTGTCGCGCGGCGACGCCTGGGGCGGCGCCAACGGTGCGTGGGTAGCCCTTAACAGGCTGCCGGACCGGATCCCCGCCCATGCTGCTGCTGCGCGGGCAGGCAAGGCGATGGCGCTGAATGATCCCGATGCTCGCGCCGCAGCGCGGGAATTGCTGACCGGGATGGCCGAAACAGACGTTGCCGCAGGCACCCAGTACATCCTGCGCCAGCTGGGGGCCGGGATTGCCATCGACGGCCAATTCGGCCCGTCCTCCCGCAAGCAACTGGGCAATTGGGCGCGCCAGGCAGGTTTGCCCGCAACCGTTCCCGGCGATGCCATCAGCCAGCTGCGACTGGCCGCGCAGGTCCATTTTGCGCTGAACCCGATCCGCCAGGACCTGTTCTGA
- a CDS encoding nitrogen regulation protein NR(II): MMDSAALWASLPVPAFLIDSRDRIADVNAAAEGFLNTSRKALAGQPVWDTLAIDAPIEEAFARARVQGTPLFVNDIDVGSGSRAPLQCGVQIAPLQGQDGVMLLMVTPRELAGRMTQTHSAKSAAASAIGMAEMLAHEIKNPLAGITGAAQLLSMNLSSEDLELTDLIVSESRRIVKLLDQVEQFGNLTGPAFKPVNLHDVLDRARRSALLGFGARMTITENYDPSLPMAWGDADQLLQVVLNLLKNASEAADNKGGNISIRTFYEHSFRLRRSDGTGKLLPLQIEICDDGPGLPEKIKDDIFDPFVSGRENGTGLGLALVSKILSEHNGWISVSSVPGRTLFRLSLSRVPRDAKPQES, encoded by the coding sequence ATGATGGACAGTGCCGCCCTCTGGGCCTCGCTGCCAGTGCCCGCGTTCCTGATCGATTCCCGGGACAGGATTGCCGATGTGAATGCGGCGGCTGAGGGATTTCTGAATACCTCACGCAAGGCGCTGGCAGGGCAGCCCGTTTGGGACACGCTGGCCATTGACGCGCCGATTGAAGAAGCCTTTGCCCGCGCCCGTGTTCAGGGCACGCCGCTGTTCGTGAATGACATCGATGTCGGTTCGGGCAGCCGGGCGCCGCTGCAATGCGGGGTGCAGATCGCGCCCTTGCAAGGGCAGGACGGGGTGATGCTGCTGATGGTCACCCCGCGCGAACTTGCCGGGCGGATGACACAGACCCATTCCGCCAAATCCGCCGCTGCCTCGGCCATCGGCATGGCGGAGATGCTGGCACATGAGATCAAGAACCCGCTGGCGGGGATCACTGGCGCAGCCCAGCTATTGAGTATGAACCTGAGTTCCGAAGACTTGGAGCTGACTGACCTGATCGTCAGCGAAAGCCGCCGGATCGTGAAGCTTCTGGATCAGGTGGAGCAGTTCGGAAACCTGACCGGGCCGGCCTTCAAGCCGGTGAACCTGCATGATGTGCTGGACCGGGCGCGGCGGTCGGCGCTTCTGGGGTTTGGTGCCCGCATGACCATAACGGAAAACTACGATCCCTCGCTGCCGATGGCCTGGGGGGATGCGGATCAGCTGCTGCAGGTGGTGTTGAACCTTCTTAAGAATGCCTCGGAAGCGGCTGATAATAAGGGTGGAAATATTTCCATCCGTACTTTCTATGAGCATTCCTTCCGGCTGCGCCGCAGTGATGGAACAGGCAAGCTTCTGCCGCTGCAAATTGAAATCTGCGACGACGGGCCGGGGCTGCCGGAGAAGATCAAGGATGACATATTCGACCCGTTTGTATCGGGCCGGGAGAATGGCACCGGGCTGGGGCTTGCGTTGGTGAGCAAGATCCTCTCGGAGCATAATGGCTGGATATCTGTAAGCTCGGTTCCCGGGCGCACGCTGTTCCGGCTGTCGCTGTCACGCGTGCCGCGTGACGCAAAACCGCAGGAGAGCTGA
- a CDS encoding sigma-54 dependent transcriptional regulator, whose translation MSDILIVDDERDIRELVSDILEDEGYATRKAANSDECMARLEDAEPALMILDIWLKDSQMDGIDILKAVKRDNPEVPVVIISGHGNIEIAVAAIKQGAYDFIEKPFNIDQLMVVIRRAMETSRLRRENSDLKRRDTGPAEMIGTSASFRTLISQLDKVTKSNGRVMLTGPAGSGKEIAARYIHANSNRASAPFITVNCASIEPDRMEEVLFGRESSERGVEPGLLEQAHGGVVFFDEVADMPLGTQSKILRVLVDQQFQRVGGSDKIRVDLRVVSATNKDLDAEIEAGGFRQELYHRLNVVPVAVPSLADRREDIPLLAGHFIAQFNEAQGLPLRVLTEEAVALMQTMLWPGNVRQLKNLVERVLILGDGSGPIEAKDLPREEDKPQEEGRVVLSGALATLPLREAREAFEREYLLTQINRFGGNISRTASFVGMERSALHRKLKSLGVVTSNKAGARVAHVEAEEEQA comes from the coding sequence ATGAGTGACATTCTGATTGTAGATGACGAGCGCGACATCCGGGAACTGGTCTCGGACATTCTGGAGGATGAAGGCTATGCCACCCGAAAGGCTGCCAATTCCGACGAATGCATGGCCCGTCTGGAAGACGCCGAACCGGCGCTGATGATTCTGGATATCTGGCTGAAGGACAGCCAGATGGACGGTATCGATATCCTGAAGGCGGTTAAGCGCGACAATCCGGAAGTTCCGGTGGTGATCATTTCCGGACACGGCAACATCGAAATTGCTGTCGCAGCGATCAAGCAGGGGGCCTATGATTTCATCGAGAAGCCCTTCAACATCGACCAGCTGATGGTGGTGATCCGCCGCGCCATGGAAACCTCGCGCCTGCGCCGGGAAAATTCAGATCTCAAGCGCAGGGATACAGGCCCTGCGGAAATGATCGGCACCTCTGCGTCGTTCCGGACGCTGATCAGCCAGTTGGACAAGGTGACCAAGTCGAACGGCAGGGTAATGCTGACCGGACCGGCCGGCAGCGGCAAGGAGATTGCCGCGCGTTATATCCATGCCAATTCAAACCGGGCCTCCGCGCCCTTCATCACGGTGAACTGTGCCAGCATCGAACCTGACCGGATGGAAGAGGTTCTGTTCGGCCGCGAATCCTCGGAGCGCGGGGTGGAACCCGGCCTGCTGGAGCAGGCGCATGGCGGTGTGGTGTTCTTTGATGAAGTTGCCGATATGCCGCTGGGCACCCAATCCAAGATCCTGCGTGTGCTGGTGGATCAGCAGTTCCAGCGGGTTGGCGGTTCGGACAAAATCCGTGTCGATCTGCGGGTGGTTTCCGCCACCAACAAGGACCTGGATGCAGAAATCGAAGCAGGCGGTTTCCGGCAAGAGCTGTATCACCGGCTGAATGTGGTGCCGGTTGCGGTGCCGTCGCTGGCGGACCGGCGCGAGGATATTCCGCTGCTGGCCGGCCACTTCATTGCCCAGTTCAACGAAGCCCAGGGGCTGCCGCTGCGGGTGCTGACCGAAGAGGCGGTGGCGCTGATGCAAACCATGCTGTGGCCGGGCAATGTGCGCCAGCTTAAGAATCTGGTGGAGCGGGTGCTGATCCTAGGTGATGGCAGCGGCCCGATCGAGGCTAAGGATTTGCCGCGCGAAGAAGACAAGCCGCAGGAGGAGGGCCGGGTGGTCCTGTCCGGCGCGCTGGCGACATTGCCGCTGCGTGAGGCGCGGGAGGCGTTTGAGCGCGAATACCTGCTGACCCAGATCAATCGCTTTGGCGGCAACATCAGCCGCACGGCATCGTTTGTCGGCATGGAGCGGTCTGCGCTGCACCGCAAGCTGAAGTCGCTGGGGGTTGTGACCTCCAACAAGGCAGGCGCCCGGGTGGCGCATGTGGAGGCTGAGGAAGAACAGGCCTGA